From the genome of Argentina anserina chromosome 4, drPotAnse1.1, whole genome shotgun sequence, one region includes:
- the LOC126792783 gene encoding ubiquitin-conjugating enzyme E2 2, with protein MSTPARKRLMRDFKRLQQDPPAGISGAPQDNNIMLWNAVIFGPDDTPWDGGTFKLTLQFSEDYPNKPPTVRFVSRMFHPNIYADGSICLDILQNQWSPIYDVAAILTSIQSLLCDPNPNSPANSEAARMFSENKREYNRRIREIVEQSWTAD; from the exons ATGTCGACTCCTGCAAGGAAGAGACTGATGAGGGACTTCAAGAGGTTGCAGCAGGACCCTCCTGCTGGCATAAGCGGTGCTCCTCAAGACAATAATATTATGCTTTGGAATGCTGTTATTTTCGG GCCTGATGACACCCCGTGGGATGGAG GTACGTTCAAGTTGACTCTTCAATTTTCGGAGGATTATCCAAATAAGCCACCAACAGTGCGATTTGTTTCCCGAATGTTTCACCCTAACA TTTATGCGGATGGAAGCATTTGTTTGGACATCCTACAGAATCAATGGAGCCCTATTTATGATGTAGCAGCTATCCTTACCTCGATTCAG TCATTGCTGTGTGATCCAAACCCGAACTCTCCAGCAAATTCTGAAGCTGCGCGTATGTTCAGCGAGAACAAGCGTGAATACAACAGGAGAATCCGAGAGATTGTTGAGCAGAGTTGGACTGCTGATTAA
- the LOC126792771 gene encoding SNF1-related protein kinase regulatory subunit gamma-1-like, whose translation MAQPQEANGSSNISSYDSYFKTVQSRKKLPHSLQEVLTTAFAKIPVSSFPGVPGGKVVEISADTSIGEAVKILSECNILSAPVTNPNAKSSSEWRDRNLGILDYSVIVLWVMESAELAAVALSASSATAAGVGAGAVGAIGAVALGVTGPVAVAGLTAAAVGAAVAGGAAADKGMGKDAPTAADQLGQDFYKTILQDEPFKSTTVRSILKSYRWAPFLPVTSDSSMLSVLLLLSKYRLRNVPVVEPGQATIKNYITQSAVVHGLERCKGRDWFDCIAAKPISVLGLPFMSSDEVISVQSGDLILEAFKKMKDNQIGGLPVIEGTKKQIVGNVSIRDIRHLLLKPELFSNFRKLTVRDFTSTISTCQNIGKAVPAITCNLESTLGNVIETLASKSVHRIYVAGHEGEVVGVITLRDVISCFIYEPPNHFDDYMGSTLKEMLNQ comes from the exons ATGGCACAACCACAAGAAGCTAATGGAAGTTCCAATATCTCAAGCTATGATTCCTACTTCAAGACAGTGCAATCCAGGAAGAAATTACCACACTCGCTACAAGAGGTTTTAACAACTGCATTTGCGAAAATCCCAGTTTCATCATTTCCAGGAGTTCCTGGAGGCAAAG TAGTTGAGATTTCAGCAGATACATCTATTGGTGAAGCAGTCAAGATTTTGTCTGAATGCAACATTTTGTCGGCCCCTGTGACTAACCCAAATGCAAAAAGCAGCTCGGAGTGGAGAGATAGGAACCTAGGAATCCTAGATTACTCAGTCATTGTTCTTTGGGTGATGGAGAGTGCAGAACTGGCAGCGGTTGCTCTCTCAGCGAGTTCAGCAACAGCTGCTGGAGTTGGTGCAGGAGCTGTTGGAGCAATTGGAGCAGTAGCATTGGGTGTGACTGGTCCTGTTGCAGTTGCAGGGTTAACTGCAGCTGCAGTTGGAGCTGCAGTGGCAGGTGGAGCAGCTGCTGACAAAGGGATGGGCAAAGATGCTCCCACGGCTGCTGACCAGTTGGGCCAAGACTTCTACAAAACTATACTGCAAGACGAACCCTTCAAGTCAACCACA GTAAGGTCAATACTTAAATCCTATCGCTGGGCCCCTTTCCTTCCCGTAACAAGTGACAGTTCTATGTTGAGCGTCTTGCTGCTACTTTCAAAATATAGACTGAGGAATGTACCTGTGGTAGAACCCGGCCAAGCCACTATCAAGAACTACATTACTCAATCAGCAGTTGTCCATGGTCTTGAGCGATGCAAAGGAAGAGATTGGTTTGACTGCATTGCCGCAAAGCCTATATCGGTTCTGGGACTTCCTTTTATGTCCTCTGATGAG GTTATCAGTGTCCAGAGTGGTGACTTGATACTGGAAGCTTTCAAGAAGATGAAAGATAACCAAATTGGCGGACTTCCGGTTATAGAAGGGACAAAGAAGCAGATAGTTGGCAATGTCAGCATAAGAGATATCAGACACTTGCTGCTCAAACCCGAACTCTTCTCCAATTTCAG GAAGCTCACTGTCAGGGACTTCACGAGCACCATCTCAACATGCCAGAATATTGGAAAGGCCGTCCCAGCAATTACATGCAATCTGGAGTCCACTCTCGGTAATGTGATTGAAACTCTTGCTTCCAAGTCCGTTCACAGAATATACGTGGCAGGGCATGAAGGTGAAGTTGTTGGTGTCATAACACTCAGAGATGTGATTTCTTGCTTCATCTACGAGCCCCCCAACCACTTTGATGACTACATGGGGTCTACGCTGAAGGAGATGCTGAATCAGTGA
- the LOC126792763 gene encoding pentatricopeptide repeat-containing protein At2g02750 — MKREIGRLVTNGLYTEALCFYTQRHSASLPPRKFTFPPLLKACAKLRSPTQTQMVHTHLLKTGFFADVYSATALIDSYMKLNLIDHALQVFDEMPHPNLASVNALISGFLRNGRCNEALGVFRRVGVGGLGLNSVSIASVFSACENVMQGMGMHCVAVKIGVESDVYVSTSAVSMYSRCGEVVYAAKVFEDMPVKNSVSYNAFVTGLLRNGVPRLVLDVFKRMRACRGENPNAVTFSSALAACASVLYLRFGRQVHGLIVKLEKGVDVMTGTALLDMYSKCGCWQLAYRVFEELNGTRSLFTWNAMIAGMMTNAQWGFALELFEKVESEGFKPDSVTWNSMISGFSQLGKGDEAFNYFKRMQSTGVAPCLKSVTSVVQVCADSSALQCGREVHGYAIRADISGDLFFSTALIDMYMKCGQPSCARRIFDSFHVKPDDPAFWNAMISGYGKNGENESAFLIFDQMLNEGVQPNTTTFISLLSMCSHSGLVDKGWQIFRMMDRDYGIKPDPKHYGCMIDLLGRSGRFDEARELTEELSEPSGSVFASLLGACECHLNLDLGKEMATKLSELEPENPTPFLILSKIYAGLGRWRDAENIRKMIDNQKSRKIPGLSLLRLHEK, encoded by the coding sequence ATGAAGCGCGAAATAGGCAGACTAGTCACCAATGGGTTATACACAGAAGCCTTATGCTTCTACACTCAACGCCACTCCGCTTCTCTCCCCCCTCGCAAATTCACATTCCCTCCTCTTCTCAAAGCCTGCGCCAAGCTCCGATCACCCACTCAGACCCAAATGGTCCACACCCATCTCCTCAAAACCGGGTTCTTCGCCGACGTCTACTCTGCCACTGCTCTCATTGACTCCTACATGAAGCTCAACCTCATCGACCATGCACTCCAGGTGTTCGACGAAATGCCCCACCCAAACTTGGCTTCCGTTAACGCATTGATTTCCGGGTTTCTACGTAACGGACGCTGCAATGAAGCCTTGGGGGTGTTTAGGAGGGTTGGGGTCGGAGGGCTGGGGCTGAATTCGGTTAGTATAGCTAGTGTGTTTTCGGCGTGTGAGAATGTGATGCAGGGGATGGGAATGCATTGCGTGGCAGTGAAGATTGGAGTTGAgagtgatgtttatgtgtcgACATCCGCGGTGAGTATGTATTCGAGGTGTGGGGAGGTTGTTTATGCAGCAAAGGTGTTTGAGGATATGCCTGTCAAGAATTCGGTGAGCTATAATGCTTTTGTCACAGGGCTGCTGCGCAATGGGGTTCCGCGGCTGGTTTTGGATGTGTTTAAGAGAATGAGAGCGTGTCGAGGTGAAAATCCGAATGCAGTGACATTTTCTTCAGCTCTTGCAGCATGTGCTAGTGTTCTGTATCTCCGATTTGGCAGGCAGGTTCATGGTTTGATTGTGAAACTTGAAAAGGGGGTTGATGTTATGACCGGAACAGCGCTTCTTGACATGTATTCGAAATGTGGGTGTTGGCAGCTGGCTTACCGAGTTTTTGAGGAACTGAATGGAACCAGGAGCTTGTTTACATGGAATGCCATGATTGCAGGCATGATGACGAATGCGCAGTGGGGGTTTGCTCTAGAGCTTTTCGAGAAGGTAGAATCCGAAGGGTTCAAGCCAGATTCAGTGACTTGGAATTCAATGATCAGCGGATTTTCGCAACTAGGGAAGGGAGATGAAGCTTTCAACTATTTCAAGAGAATGCAGTCGACTGGTGTTGCTCCGTGCTTGAAATCTGTCACGAGTGTCGTACAAGTGTGTGCAGATTCATCGGCTCTGCAATGTGGACGAGAGGTGCATGGGTATGCAATTAGGGCGGATATAAGCGGTGATCTGTTCTTTTCGACTGCTCTCATTGACATGTACATGAAATGTGGGCAGCCTTCCTGCGCAAGGCGAATTTTTGATTCGTTTCATGTGAAACCAGATGATCCGGCATTTTGGAATGCAATGATATCCGGGTATGGAAAAAATGGAGAGAATGAATCTGCATTTCTGATCTTTGACCAGATGCTCAACGAAGGAGTACAACCAAATACAACTACTTTTATTAGTCTTCTATCTATGTGCAGTCACAGTGGTTTAGTCGACAAGGGATGGCAGATTTTTAGGATGATGGATAGAGATTATGGTATAAAACCAGATCCTAAACATTATGGCTGTATGATTGACCTTTTAGGTCGATCAGGCAGGTTTGATGAAGCCCGAGAATTAACAGAAGAGTTATCAGAGCCTTCTGGATCAGTTTTTGCTTCTTTGCTAGGTGCTTGTGAGTGCCATTTAAATCTAGATCTGGGGAAAGAGATGGCTACGAAACTTTCAGAATTAGAGCCTGAGAACCCTACACCTTTCTTGATCCTGTCCAAGATATATGCTGGGCTTGGCAGATGGAGGGATGCAGAGAACATTAGGAAAATGATAGATAACCAAAAGTCAAGAAAGATCCCTGGCTTAAGTTTATTAAGATTGCATGAAAAGTAG